A part of Cannabis sativa cultivar Pink pepper isolate KNU-18-1 chromosome 6, ASM2916894v1, whole genome shotgun sequence genomic DNA contains:
- the LOC115724970 gene encoding putative DUF21 domain-containing protein At3g13070, chloroplastic isoform X1 has translation MDMALDSSLLSSPKFINKTKSLGLFHYNGRIRMPTKSFPVNNRYPFRLALYGIHSENFKSFPCSAWRGDIDLYVGSDCSTPRGKDGDNFGSQNGFNFEFLREILKRGIVFVAMVSGVLVYSCKKALASEGIVNAGYGVFGPCILLMRNAWPKTLQVLQVFKEQGLILALLLGLSAFFSMAETSITTLWPWKVRELAEKESENGLFKMLRSDVTRFLTTILIGTTVVNIGATALVTEAATALFGEAGVSAATGVMTVAILLLTEITPKSIAVHNATEVARFVVRPVAWLSVVLYPVGRVVTYLSMGILKLLGLKGRSEPYVTEEELKLMLRGAELSGAIEEEEQDMIENVLEIKDTHVREVMTPLVDVVAIDFGATLIDFHNLWLTHQYSRVPVFEQRVDNIVGIAYAMDLLDYVQKGELLESTTVGDMAHKPAYFVPDSMSVWNLLREFRIRKVHMAVVLNEYGGTIGLVTLEDVVEEIVGEIFDENDSKEEIQKKTGYIVMRAEGVFDVDANTSIDQLSEDLNVKMPEGHQYETVSGFICEAFGYIPRTGESIKVVLENEIEEEENGESKPDHQDQKEKHQIFKLEILAGNARKVSAVRFERLDNDDTAGDTKEVTRLVPKIVKRKWSGDEDSDSAEYDEDSFQRRPQNSLLDEHEESYDSLTKH, from the exons ATGGATATGGCGCTCGACTCTTCGCTTCTGAGCTCACcaaagtttataaataagacAAAATCATTGGGTTTGTTTCACTATAACGGGAGAATACGAATGCCCACGAAGAGTTTTCCGGTGAATAATCGTTACCCATTTCGATTGGCGTTATATGGCATACATTCTGAGAATTTTAAGAGCTTTCCGTGCTCAGCGTGGagaggtgatattgacttgtacGTTGGTAGCGATTGTTCGACACCTAGAGGCAAAGATGGTGATAATTTCGGCAGCCAAAATGGTTTCAATTTTGAGTTTTTGCGAGAAATTTTGAAGCGTGGAATTGTGTTCGTGGCAATGGTTTCTGGGGTTTTGGTATATAGTTGTAAAAAAGCTTTAGCGAGTGAAGGTATTGTCAATGCTGGATATGGCGTTTTTGGGCCGTGCATATTATTAATGAGAAATGCTTGGCCTAAGACGTTACAGGTTCTTCAGGTCTTCAAAGAACAGGGTTTGATTTTGGCTTTGCTTTTGGGACTCTCTGCATTCTTTTCTATGGCAGAGACTTCAATCACGACGCTTTGGCCTTGGAAG GTGCGTGAGTTAGCTGAGAAAGAATCTGAAAATGGTCTCTTCAAAATGCTTCGCAGTGATGTTACTCGCTTCTTGACAACTATATTAATCGGCACAAC TGTTGTCAATATTGGAGCTACGGCTTTAGTTACAGAGGCTGCAACAGCATTGTTTGGCGAAGCTGGTGTTAGTGCAGCAACTGGAGTAATGACT GTTGCCATATTGCTCCTTACTGAAATCACTCCAAAAAGCATAGCTGTTCACAATGCTACAGAAGTTGCTAGGTTTGTG GTCAGACCAGTGGCGTGGCTTTCGGTGGTTTTATATCCTGTTGGAAGAGTTGTTACATATTTATCGATGGGAATTTTAAAACTGCTTGGCTTGAAAGGAAGAAG TGAACCATATGTTACAGAAGAGGAATTAAAATTGATGCTGCGAGGGGCTGAGTTAAGTGGGGCAATAGAGGAGGAAGAACAG GATATGATTGAAAATGTCTTGGAGATTAAAGATACACACGTTAGAGAGGTAATGACACCTCTTGTAGATGTAGTTGCCATTGATTTCGGTGCTACTCTCATAGATTTTCACAACTTGTGGTTGACTCATCAATATTCAAG GGTCCCTGTGTTTGAGCAGCGTGTCGATAATATTGTTGGTATTGCATATGCAATGGATCTACTCGACTATGTACAGAAG ggaGAGCTACTAGAAAGTACTACAGTTGGAGATATGGCTCATAAACCAGCATACTTTGTGCCAG ATTCAATGTCTGTCTGGAATCTTCTAAGGGAGTTTCGCATCAGAAAGGTTCACATGGCTGTGGTTCTTAATGAATATGGTGGAACCATAGGG TTAGTTACCCTGGAAGATGTGGTTGAGGAAATTGTTGGTGAAATCTTCGATGAAAATGATTCAAAA GAGGagattcagaaaaaaactgGCTACATTGTGATGCGTGCGGAGGGAGTGTTTGACGTAGATGCAAATACATCTATTGATCAGCTTTCTGAAGATCTAAATGTCAAAATGCCAGAG GGTCATCAGTACGAAACAGTATCTGGTTTTATATGTGAGGCGTTTGGATATATTCCGAGGACAGGTGAGAGCATCAAAGTAGTCCTAGAAAATGAAATTGAAGAAGAGGAGAATGGTGAATCCAAACCAGATCACCAGGATCAGAAGGAAAAGCATCAGATCTTTAAGCTTGAG ATTCTAGCAGGAAATGCCAGAAAGGTCAGTGCCGTTCGCTTTGAAAGATTAGACAATGATGATACTGCAGGGGATACCAAAGAGGTGACTCGGTTGGTCCCCAAAATTGTGAAAAGGAAGTGGAGCGGTGATGAAGACTCAGACAGTGCAGAATATGATGAAGATTCATTCCAGAGAAGACCGCAGAATAGTCTCCTTGATGAGCATGAAGAGAGTTATGATAGCCTAACTAAGCATTGA
- the LOC115724970 gene encoding putative DUF21 domain-containing protein At3g13070, chloroplastic isoform X2, with product MDMALDSSLLSSPKFINKTKSLGLFHYNGRIRMPTKSFPVNNRYPFRLALYGIHSENFKSFPCSAWRGDIDLYVGSDCSTPRGKDGDNFGSQNGFNFEFLREILKRGIVFVAMVSGVLVYSCKKALASEGIVNAGYGVFGPCILLMRNAWPKTLQVLQVFKEQGLILALLLGLSAFFSMAETSITTLWPWKVRELAEKESENGLFKMLRSDVTRFLTTILIGTTVVNIGATALVTEAATALFGEAGVSAATGVMTVAILLLTEITPKSIAVHNATEVARFVVRPVAWLSVVLYPVGRVVTYLSMGILKLLGLKGRSEPYVTEEELKLMLRGAELSGAIEEEEQDMIENVLEIKDTHVREVMTPLVDVVAIDFGATLIDFHNLWLTHQYSRVPVFEQRVDNIVGIAYAMDLLDYVQKGELLESTTVGDMAHKPAYFVPDSMSVWNLLREFRIRKVHMAVVLNEYGGTIGLVTLEDVVEEIVGEIFDENDSKEEIQKKTGYIVMRAEGVFDVDANTSIDQLSEDLNVKMPEGHQYETVSGFICEAFGYIPRTGESIKVVLENEIEEEENGESKPDHQDQKEKHQIFKLEDLTVIKK from the exons ATGGATATGGCGCTCGACTCTTCGCTTCTGAGCTCACcaaagtttataaataagacAAAATCATTGGGTTTGTTTCACTATAACGGGAGAATACGAATGCCCACGAAGAGTTTTCCGGTGAATAATCGTTACCCATTTCGATTGGCGTTATATGGCATACATTCTGAGAATTTTAAGAGCTTTCCGTGCTCAGCGTGGagaggtgatattgacttgtacGTTGGTAGCGATTGTTCGACACCTAGAGGCAAAGATGGTGATAATTTCGGCAGCCAAAATGGTTTCAATTTTGAGTTTTTGCGAGAAATTTTGAAGCGTGGAATTGTGTTCGTGGCAATGGTTTCTGGGGTTTTGGTATATAGTTGTAAAAAAGCTTTAGCGAGTGAAGGTATTGTCAATGCTGGATATGGCGTTTTTGGGCCGTGCATATTATTAATGAGAAATGCTTGGCCTAAGACGTTACAGGTTCTTCAGGTCTTCAAAGAACAGGGTTTGATTTTGGCTTTGCTTTTGGGACTCTCTGCATTCTTTTCTATGGCAGAGACTTCAATCACGACGCTTTGGCCTTGGAAG GTGCGTGAGTTAGCTGAGAAAGAATCTGAAAATGGTCTCTTCAAAATGCTTCGCAGTGATGTTACTCGCTTCTTGACAACTATATTAATCGGCACAAC TGTTGTCAATATTGGAGCTACGGCTTTAGTTACAGAGGCTGCAACAGCATTGTTTGGCGAAGCTGGTGTTAGTGCAGCAACTGGAGTAATGACT GTTGCCATATTGCTCCTTACTGAAATCACTCCAAAAAGCATAGCTGTTCACAATGCTACAGAAGTTGCTAGGTTTGTG GTCAGACCAGTGGCGTGGCTTTCGGTGGTTTTATATCCTGTTGGAAGAGTTGTTACATATTTATCGATGGGAATTTTAAAACTGCTTGGCTTGAAAGGAAGAAG TGAACCATATGTTACAGAAGAGGAATTAAAATTGATGCTGCGAGGGGCTGAGTTAAGTGGGGCAATAGAGGAGGAAGAACAG GATATGATTGAAAATGTCTTGGAGATTAAAGATACACACGTTAGAGAGGTAATGACACCTCTTGTAGATGTAGTTGCCATTGATTTCGGTGCTACTCTCATAGATTTTCACAACTTGTGGTTGACTCATCAATATTCAAG GGTCCCTGTGTTTGAGCAGCGTGTCGATAATATTGTTGGTATTGCATATGCAATGGATCTACTCGACTATGTACAGAAG ggaGAGCTACTAGAAAGTACTACAGTTGGAGATATGGCTCATAAACCAGCATACTTTGTGCCAG ATTCAATGTCTGTCTGGAATCTTCTAAGGGAGTTTCGCATCAGAAAGGTTCACATGGCTGTGGTTCTTAATGAATATGGTGGAACCATAGGG TTAGTTACCCTGGAAGATGTGGTTGAGGAAATTGTTGGTGAAATCTTCGATGAAAATGATTCAAAA GAGGagattcagaaaaaaactgGCTACATTGTGATGCGTGCGGAGGGAGTGTTTGACGTAGATGCAAATACATCTATTGATCAGCTTTCTGAAGATCTAAATGTCAAAATGCCAGAG GGTCATCAGTACGAAACAGTATCTGGTTTTATATGTGAGGCGTTTGGATATATTCCGAGGACAGGTGAGAGCATCAAAGTAGTCCTAGAAAATGAAATTGAAGAAGAGGAGAATGGTGAATCCAAACCAGATCACCAGGATCAGAAGGAAAAGCATCAGATCTTTAAGCTTGAG GATTTGACAGTTATAAAAAAGTGA